Proteins encoded within one genomic window of Aerococcus viridans:
- a CDS encoding KH domain-containing protein — protein sequence MPNIEDLLLTIVKPLVNHPDEIQLHIVDGDEFLEYHLLLHPDDVGRVIGKGGRVANAIRTIIYSVRVEGPKRIRLVIDRED from the coding sequence ATGCCAAATATTGAAGATTTATTGTTAACAATTGTGAAACCATTGGTGAATCATCCTGATGAAATCCAACTGCACATTGTTGATGGAGATGAATTTTTAGAATACCATTTGTTGCTACATCCTGATGATGTAGGCCGGGTGATTGGCAAGGGTGGCCGCGTTGCAAACGCAATCCGTACCATTATCTATTCAGTCCGAGTAGAAGGACCAAAGAGAATTCGCTTGGTAATAGATAGAGAAGATTAA
- the rimM gene encoding ribosome maturation factor RimM (Essential for efficient processing of 16S rRNA), whose product MVKIEGMAEEQYYLVGKIVNTQALRGEVRVMATTDFPEERFRIGATLAIFNGDKLVETVEVDGHRLHKNFNLLHFKGKDNINDVEKFKGFDLKVAGTEREADELDENEFYYDDIIGLEVYTTDETYLGKVREITSLPSNDVWAIQRPNKGKDILIPYIEDIVLEIDLDDNRVVIDPMDGLIDDVDAEKGDA is encoded by the coding sequence ATGGTGAAGATTGAGGGCATGGCTGAAGAGCAGTATTATTTGGTCGGGAAAATCGTGAATACGCAGGCCTTACGCGGTGAAGTCCGTGTGATGGCGACAACTGATTTCCCGGAAGAGCGGTTTAGAATTGGTGCGACTTTGGCGATTTTTAATGGTGACAAGTTGGTTGAGACTGTTGAGGTGGATGGTCACCGTCTGCATAAGAATTTCAATTTGTTGCATTTTAAGGGCAAGGACAATATTAATGATGTAGAAAAATTCAAAGGGTTTGATTTGAAGGTTGCGGGCACTGAGCGCGAGGCGGACGAATTGGATGAGAATGAGTTTTATTATGATGATATTATTGGTTTAGAAGTCTATACGACTGATGAGACTTATCTAGGCAAGGTCCGGGAGATTACGTCACTACCGTCTAATGATGTTTGGGCTATTCAACGTCCAAATAAAGGGAAGGATATCTTGATTCCTTATATTGAAGATATTGTGTTAGAGATTGATCTGGATGATAACCGAGTTGTGATTGACCCGATGGACGGTCTGATTGATGATGTGGACGCGGAAAAGGGTGACGCCTAA
- the rpsP gene encoding 30S ribosomal protein S16: protein MAVKIRLKRMGSKRNPFYRIVAADARSPRDGRIIEKIGTYNPTTQPETIELDEELALKWLKDGAQPTDTVRDILSRQGVMKKHHENKLEAKAANK from the coding sequence ATGGCAGTAAAAATTCGTTTAAAACGTATGGGATCTAAACGTAACCCATTCTACCGTATCGTTGCAGCAGACGCACGTTCACCACGTGATGGTCGTATCATTGAAAAAATTGGTACTTACAACCCAACTACTCAACCAGAAACTATTGAGTTAGATGAAGAATTAGCTTTAAAATGGTTAAAAGATGGTGCGCAACCAACTGATACAGTTCGTGACATTTTATCTCGTCAAGGCGTGATGAAAAAACACCACGAAAACAAATTAGAAGCTAAAGCAGCTAATAAATAA
- a CDS encoding putative DNA-binding protein translates to MEIQKTNEMNTLLIFYGDLLTEKQRVYIELYYAEDFSLGEIAEHFDVSRQAVYDNIRRTEKSLLKYENHLHLARDYYAREAVGEKMAAYVAKKYPDDTQLADYMKQLIAIDNRDEASEEF, encoded by the coding sequence ATGGAGATTCAAAAAACAAATGAAATGAATACCCTATTGATTTTTTATGGGGATTTGTTAACTGAAAAGCAACGTGTTTATATTGAACTGTACTATGCTGAAGATTTTTCATTAGGGGAAATCGCAGAACATTTTGATGTGTCAAGACAAGCAGTTTATGACAACATTCGACGGACAGAAAAAAGTTTGTTGAAATATGAAAATCATTTGCACTTGGCGCGTGATTATTATGCGCGTGAGGCGGTAGGGGAAAAGATGGCTGCCTATGTAGCGAAAAAATACCCAGATGATACGCAACTAGCAGACTATATGAAGCAATTAATTGCGATCGATAACCGTGATGAAGCAAGTGAAGAATTTTAA
- the ffh gene encoding signal recognition particle protein produces MAFESLSDRLQGAVQTMGKKGKITEGDLKEMMREVRLALLEADVNFKVVKDFVKRVNERALNSEVLQSLSPAQQVVKIVNDELTDLMGGEHEDIQFATTPPTVIMMAGLQGAGKTTTVGKLAAFLKKNDHKKPLLVAGDIYRPAAINQLQTIGQQLDLPVFTLGDQVSPVEIATQAIEYAKMNGHDLVFIDTAGRLQIDERLMTELKDIKAAVEPDEILLTVDSMTGQEAANVAKAFDEELDITGVVLTKLDGDTRGGAALSIVSVTGKPIKFTGTGEKLNEIERFYPDRMANRILGMGDMLTLIEKAQAEFDENEAEAMAAKMRENTYDFNDFIKNMDQMNKMGSMKDILKMIPGMNKLGNLDDLNIDPKQMAQTKAMIQSMTPYERENPDSINQSRRRRIAKGSATTLQEVNRLIKQFNESRKLMSAMSNGNMGALQNMLGGLGGGGFGGFGGGGNRNQNRVAELQAKQMARKLKKAKKKGK; encoded by the coding sequence ATGGCTTTCGAAAGTTTATCGGATAGGCTACAAGGCGCTGTCCAAACGATGGGTAAGAAGGGTAAAATTACCGAGGGCGATTTAAAAGAAATGATGCGTGAAGTGCGTCTGGCTTTACTAGAAGCTGACGTGAACTTTAAAGTCGTGAAAGACTTTGTGAAACGTGTCAATGAACGTGCGCTAAACAGTGAGGTATTGCAATCACTATCGCCAGCGCAACAAGTCGTGAAGATTGTTAACGACGAATTAACTGACTTAATGGGTGGAGAACACGAAGATATTCAATTCGCAACCACACCACCAACCGTGATTATGATGGCAGGTCTTCAAGGTGCCGGGAAAACGACTACCGTTGGTAAGTTAGCGGCCTTCTTGAAGAAAAATGACCACAAGAAACCATTATTAGTAGCCGGTGATATTTACCGTCCAGCTGCTATCAACCAGTTACAAACAATTGGTCAGCAATTAGACTTACCAGTCTTTACTTTGGGTGACCAAGTAAGTCCAGTTGAGATTGCGACGCAAGCGATTGAATACGCTAAAATGAATGGTCATGACCTAGTCTTCATCGATACGGCCGGTCGTCTACAAATTGATGAACGGTTAATGACTGAGTTAAAAGATATTAAAGCGGCAGTAGAACCGGATGAAATCTTATTAACTGTTGACTCGATGACTGGTCAAGAGGCAGCCAACGTGGCTAAGGCCTTTGACGAAGAGTTGGATATCACAGGGGTTGTCTTAACGAAATTAGATGGTGACACCCGTGGTGGTGCGGCCTTATCTATCGTTTCTGTAACTGGTAAACCGATTAAATTTACGGGTACTGGTGAGAAATTAAACGAGATTGAGCGCTTCTACCCAGACCGTATGGCTAACCGAATTTTGGGTATGGGGGATATGTTAACCCTTATAGAGAAAGCCCAAGCGGAGTTTGATGAAAATGAAGCAGAAGCAATGGCAGCTAAGATGCGTGAAAATACCTATGACTTCAATGACTTCATTAAAAACATGGACCAGATGAACAAGATGGGTTCTATGAAAGATATCTTGAAGATGATTCCAGGTATGAATAAATTGGGGAATTTGGACGACTTAAATATTGATCCGAAACAAATGGCGCAAACCAAGGCCATGATCCAATCTATGACCCCGTATGAGCGTGAAAATCCAGATTCAATCAACCAATCACGCCGTCGTCGTATCGCTAAAGGGTCAGCGACTACACTACAAGAAGTGAACCGTTTAATTAAACAGTTTAACGAGTCACGTAAATTGATGTCAGCTATGTCTAACGGCAACATGGGCGCTCTTCAAAACATGTTGGGTGGCCTAGGAGGCGGTGGCTTCGGTGGATTTGGAGGCGGTGGCAACCGTAACCAGAACCGGGTCGCTGAATTACAAGCCAAACAAATGGCCCGCAAGTTGAAAAAAGCTAAGAAAAAAGGGAAATAA